One Stenotrophomonas sp. SAU14A_NAIMI4_5 DNA segment encodes these proteins:
- a CDS encoding fumarylacetoacetate hydrolase family protein, with the protein MSTAVVSDVIPAPVVPRVPVVGGGTFPVHRIYCVGRNFADHAREMGAAVPAADDRGRPMFFCKPADAIVVGHDDVIPYPPATSNLHHEVELVVAIGVDAPAGELAVADADALIYGYAVGLDLTRRDLQAAAKEKGHPWDSAKGFDASAPISEIVHAGEVGDLAALNLSLEVNGEVRQQSLLDQMIWNVPEILHELSKLWQLRAGDLVFMGTPSGVAALKPGDRFSARLENVAERHGVIAG; encoded by the coding sequence ATGTCCACTGCCGTAGTTTCCGATGTCATCCCCGCCCCCGTCGTGCCGCGCGTGCCGGTGGTCGGTGGTGGCACGTTCCCGGTCCACCGCATCTACTGCGTCGGCCGCAACTTCGCCGACCATGCGCGTGAGATGGGCGCTGCGGTGCCGGCCGCCGATGACCGCGGCCGCCCGATGTTCTTCTGCAAGCCGGCCGATGCCATCGTGGTCGGCCACGACGATGTGATCCCCTACCCGCCCGCGACCAGCAACCTGCACCACGAAGTGGAGCTGGTAGTGGCCATCGGCGTTGATGCGCCGGCCGGCGAACTGGCCGTAGCTGATGCCGACGCGCTGATCTATGGCTATGCCGTGGGCCTGGACCTGACCCGCCGCGACCTGCAGGCCGCCGCCAAGGAAAAGGGCCACCCGTGGGATTCGGCCAAGGGCTTCGATGCCTCCGCGCCGATCAGCGAGATCGTGCATGCCGGCGAAGTGGGCGACCTGGCCGCGTTGAACCTGTCGCTGGAAGTGAACGGCGAGGTGCGCCAGCAGTCGCTGCTCGATCAGATGATCTGGAACGTGCCGGAAATCCTGCATGAGCTGTCCAAGCTGTGGCAGCTGCGCGCCGGCGACCTGGTGTTCATGGGCACGCCGTCGGGCGTGGCCGCATTGAAGCCGGGCGACCGTTTCAGTGCACGACTGGAAAACGTGGCCGAACGCCACGGCGTCATCGCAGGCTGA
- the mscL gene encoding large-conductance mechanosensitive channel protein MscL yields the protein MGMLTEFKEFAMRGNVIDLAVGVVIGAAFGKIVTALVEKIIMPPLGMLIGKVDFSDLAWTLSAASIGPDGKEIPAVVIGYGDFLNTLVQFIIVAFAIFMVIKVINRLSRKKDAAPAAPKEEVVLLREIRDSLKK from the coding sequence ATGGGAATGCTCACCGAGTTCAAGGAATTCGCGATGCGTGGCAACGTCATCGACCTCGCCGTCGGCGTGGTCATTGGCGCGGCCTTCGGCAAGATCGTCACCGCGCTGGTGGAGAAGATCATCATGCCGCCGCTGGGCATGCTGATCGGCAAGGTGGATTTCTCCGATCTGGCCTGGACGTTGTCGGCCGCCAGTATCGGACCGGATGGCAAGGAGATTCCGGCCGTGGTGATCGGCTACGGTGATTTCCTCAACACGCTGGTGCAGTTCATCATCGTGGCCTTCGCCATCTTCATGGTGATCAAGGTGATCAACCGCCTGTCGCGCAAGAAGGACGCCGCCCCCGCCGCACCGAAGGAAGAAGTGGTGCTGCTGCGCGAGATCCGCGACAGCCTGAAGAAGTAA
- a CDS encoding M28 family peptidase, with product MRRRVLAIASSLALLAAPAFAAPRTTTLPPASLATAAQLRDQALADDTGWKVVESLTTEIGPRIAGGEADARAVAWAEAKFKALGFDKVWKEPVTFPKWERRSEHAAVTGKHQQPLQITALGGSPGGSVEAEVVRFADLAALQAAPEGSLKGKIAFVDYQMLPFRDGRDYGRGGAIRSKGPSEAIRKGAVGFLMRSAGTDSHRVPHTGITRYDDGLTPVPSAALSVPDADQLARLVARGSTTVKVTLDCGWDGTATSYNVIGEITGRSLPKEVVVIGGHLDSWDLGTGAIDDGAGVGITMAAGHLIGQLKQAPKRTIRVVAFANEEQGLYGGKAYAEAHAKDVARHQLAAESDFGAGRIYAFNTGSPNPEGSREATAQIAEVMKPLGIEYMADKGGPGPDVGPLAAKGGAWAWLAQDGSDYFDLHHTADDTLDKIDPKALAQNVAAYTVFAYLAAEADGSFGSEAKATTPPNE from the coding sequence ATGCGTCGCCGCGTCCTTGCCATCGCATCCTCCCTCGCCCTGCTGGCCGCGCCGGCCTTTGCGGCGCCGCGCACCACCACCCTGCCCCCGGCCTCGCTGGCCACGGCCGCCCAGCTGCGCGACCAGGCACTGGCCGATGACACCGGCTGGAAGGTGGTGGAATCGCTGACCACCGAGATCGGCCCGCGCATCGCTGGCGGCGAAGCCGATGCCCGCGCCGTGGCCTGGGCCGAAGCCAAGTTCAAGGCACTCGGCTTCGACAAGGTGTGGAAGGAACCGGTGACCTTCCCCAAGTGGGAACGCCGCAGTGAACACGCCGCCGTGACCGGCAAGCACCAGCAGCCGCTGCAGATCACCGCGCTGGGCGGCAGCCCCGGCGGCAGCGTCGAAGCCGAAGTCGTGCGCTTTGCCGACCTCGCCGCGCTGCAGGCTGCACCGGAGGGCTCGCTGAAGGGCAAGATCGCCTTCGTCGACTACCAGATGCTGCCGTTCCGCGATGGCCGTGATTACGGCCGTGGCGGCGCGATCCGCAGCAAGGGCCCGTCCGAGGCGATCCGCAAGGGTGCGGTCGGCTTCCTGATGCGCTCGGCCGGCACCGATTCGCACCGCGTGCCGCACACCGGCATCACCCGTTACGACGACGGCCTGACCCCGGTGCCGTCGGCTGCCTTGTCGGTGCCCGATGCCGACCAGCTGGCGCGCCTGGTGGCGCGCGGCAGCACCACCGTGAAGGTGACCCTGGACTGCGGCTGGGATGGCACCGCCACCTCCTACAACGTCATCGGTGAAATCACCGGGCGCAGCCTGCCGAAGGAAGTGGTGGTGATCGGTGGTCACCTCGATTCCTGGGACCTGGGCACCGGCGCCATCGATGACGGCGCGGGCGTGGGCATCACCATGGCCGCTGGCCACCTGATCGGCCAGCTCAAGCAGGCGCCCAAGCGCACCATCCGCGTGGTCGCCTTCGCCAACGAGGAACAGGGCCTCTACGGCGGCAAGGCCTACGCCGAAGCCCATGCCAAGGACGTGGCGCGGCATCAGCTGGCCGCCGAGAGCGATTTCGGTGCCGGCCGCATCTACGCCTTCAACACCGGATCGCCGAACCCGGAAGGTTCGCGCGAAGCCACCGCGCAGATTGCTGAAGTGATGAAGCCGCTGGGCATCGAGTACATGGCCGACAAGGGCGGCCCGGGCCCGGACGTCGGCCCGCTGGCCGCCAAGGGCGGCGCGTGGGCATGGCTGGCGCAGGACGGCTCGGACTACTTCGACCTGCACCACACTGCTGACGACACCCTGGACAAGATCGACCCGAAGGCGCTTGCGCAGAACGTGGCCGCCTACACCGTGTTCGCCTACCTGGCGGCCGAGGCCGATGGCAGCTTCGGCAGTGAAGCCAAGGCGACCACGCCGCCGAACGAGTGA